A window of Accipiter gentilis chromosome 24, bAccGen1.1, whole genome shotgun sequence contains these coding sequences:
- the FMR1NB gene encoding FMR1 neighbor protein, protein MLLIGTHVVWNCVVLILLYSVNSSFAPPTQHVLEKSEVAPSKLNMKLKHAYESLLSFFRPVTCRRKDEQTLIPCHVGEGLNTTECLENKCCPSKSIHELQCYMPFKDNLQLTFRLLVLVAGGFFILGCLPFCCCAFLQRSQCFNPLRRANNEVEKTVWKKRARSEDTYGLLLD, encoded by the exons ATGCTGCTAATTGGCACCCATGTAGTGTGGAACTGTGTGGTACTGATACTGCTTTATAGTGTTAATTCAA GTTTTGCACCACCAACTCAGCATGTTTTAGAAAAAAGTGAAGTGGCACCCAGCAAACTTAACATGAAACTGAAACATGCATATGAATCTCTCTTAAGCTTCTTCAGGCCAGTGA CATGCCGTCGCAAAGATGAACAAACCTTAATTCCTTGTCATGTAGGAGAGGGCCTTAACACAACTGAATGCTTGGAAAATAAATGTTGTCCTTCCAAAAGCATCCATGAACTGCAATGTTACATGCCATTTAAAGACA ATCTGCAACTGACATTTCGACTGCTTGTGCTTGTGGCAGgaggattttttattttggggtgtcTACCGTTCTGTTGCTGTGCCTTTTTGCAGAGAAG TCAGTGTTTCAATCCTTTACGAAGGGCAAACAATGAAGTAGAGAAAACTGTGTGGAAGAAAAGAGCACGTAGTGAAGACACTTATGGCCTTTTATTGGATTGA